In the genome of Conger conger chromosome 8, fConCon1.1, whole genome shotgun sequence, one region contains:
- the gask1b gene encoding Golgi-associated kinase 1B: MYVIRLGEVKHDFIIWSCSCFLRISKCFRRYPPSKRNWIIAGACFIYLFYVVSQVVYVLPTDRLSGKYKYRGARGIFASRFDDTLQETTGSRVAPNANVSYSTTPKYNVVYITLKSKRRKPAIIRGTIRPKLRKKTVSKNRRSQSSFINEVDIGTEAEEKPRHTYQSALSRKSSRYVYNALKNINPNNSDTESHYSAIRIYSERAPPWFSKGDIEALRFLADSKISGIKEVSFTGRRNVFLFESMTDASANSPSKYNQMDDNAVCQGRCALIKRPLDTSEVFAFHLDRILGLNRSIPAACRRFTFFEDDQPSPVVLWDPTLAPADNEAQSSIRVTWGSYQHSLKDKCWHRGAVPTAESGCSSIHHYEWSRLALFDFLLQVYNRLDRNCCGFKPRKEDTCVKLGRHQQCSDPDSIELVHIIHRKHDPRRLVLIDNKGYFDRDEDNLNFKLLEGIKELPEHAVSVLRSHRLREKLLQSLFLDEVYWESQGGRLGIEKLIDVIEKRAKVLLTYINAHGIKIVPMSM, from the exons ATGTATGTCATTCGTCTGGGAGAAGTAAAACACGACTTCATTATTTGGTCTTGTTCCTGTTTTCTCAGAATATCTAAGTGCTTCAGGAGATATCCCCCCTCCAAGAGAAACTGGATCATCGCCGGTGCctgttttatatatttgttttacgTCGTTTCTCAAGTGGTATACGTTCTGCCCACGGACAGGCTATCGGGCAAGTACAAGTACAGAGGGGCCAGAGGAATATTTGCATCCAGGTTTGATGATACCTTACAGGAAACCACGGGCTCTCGGGTCGCTCCAAACGCAAACGTGTCTTATAGTACAACACCCAAATACAACGTGGTTTACATTACCCTCAAATCCAAGCGCCGAAAACCGGCAATCATCAGAGGCACAATACGACCAAAATTAAGGAAGAAAACTGTTAGTAAAAACAGGCGAAGTCAGTCAAGTTTTATAAATGAAGTTGACATTGGgacagaagcagaagaaaaaCCAAGACACACATACCAAAGTGCTTTGTCTCGTAAATCAAGCAGATATGTTTATAATGCACTTAAAAACATTAATCCGAACAACAGTGACACGGAGTCCCATTATAGTGCTATAAGAATATATAGCGAAAGGGCTCCGCCGTGGTTTAGCAAAGGCGACATTGAAGCGCTACGCTTTCTTGCTGATAGCAAAATTTCTGGAATCAAAGAGGTATCGTTCACTGGTCGTCggaatgtatttctttttgaaAGTATGACAGACGCCTCAGCTAACTCTCCAAGTAAATATAATCAAATGGACGATAATGCCGTGTGCCAGGGGCGCTGTGCTCTCATCAAAAGACCGCTGGACACGAGTGAAGTGTTCGCCTTTCATTTGGATAGGATCCTGGGACTCAACAGAAGTATTCCAGCTGCTTGTAGGAGGTTCACTTTCTTTGAAG ATGATCAACCCAGCCCAGTGGTTCTCTGGGACCCCACACTCGCTCCAGCGGATAACGAGGCCCAGTCCTCCATTCGAGTAACCTGGGGCTCGTACCAGCACTCTCTGAAAGACAAGTGCTGGCACAGAGGCGCTGTGCCCACGGCAGAGTCAGGGTGCTCTAGTATACATCATTATGAATGGAGCAGACTGGCACTCTTTGACTTCCTGCTACAG GTGTACAATCGGCTGGACAGGAACTGCTGCGGGTTCAAACCCCGTAAGGAGGACACCTGCGTGAAGCTGGGTCGTCACCAGCAGTGTTCTGACCCGGACAGTATCGAGCTAGTGCACATCATCCACAGAAAACACGACCCAAGGCGCTTGGTTCTAATCGACAACAAAGGCTATTTCGACCGGGATGAAGACAATCTGAATTTTAAACTACTTGAAGGAATAAAGGA GCTTCCGGAACATGCCGTGAGCGTCCTGAGGAGCCATCGTCTAAGGGAGAAACTCCTGCAGTCTCTGTTTCTGGATGAGGTGTACTGGGAGAGCCAGGGCGGGAGGCTGGGCATCGAAAAGCTTATTGACGTGATCGAGAAACGGGCCAAGGTTCTGCTGACGTACATCAACGCCCACGGGATCAAGATTGTACCTATGAGTATGTGA